The genomic window CAAAGGGAAAGCGCTTGCCATCACCGGATCGAATGGAAAGACCACGACGACTGCGCTTACCGGAGAGATCCTGAAGGCCGGGGGAATGAAGACGCAGGTGGGAGGAAACATCGGCGTGCCGGTGATTGCGCTGGTGGATGAAAGCCGTGAAGACGGCTGGTCCGTGCTGGAGGTATCGAGCTTTCAGCTGGAGACGACCGAAAGGTTCCGGCCCGACATTGCCGTGGTGCTGAATGTGACACCCGATCATCTGGACCGTCACGGGAGCTTTGAAAATTATGTCGCGGCCAAGGAGCGTATCTTCGCCAATCAGACGGCAGAAGACGCCCTGGTCCTGAATGCGGATGACGATGTGACCTCGCGGATGGCGGCGCGTGCTGTGTCCCGTATCTTCTGGTTCAGTGCGAAGCGTGTGGTGCGCCAGGGGGCGTTCGTGCATGAGGGCGCGATTGTCTTCCGCATGTCAGAGCTGGCCGCGCCCGAGTTCATTCTGAAAGTGGAAGAGATTCCGCTCAAGGGCCATCACAATGTTGAGAATGTGCTGGCGGCGGTTTGCGCCGCACGCCTTGCCGGAGTCGCGCCGGAGGCCATCCGCAGCGCAGTGGGGTCGTTCCGGGCGGTGGAGCACCGGCTGGAATATGTTGCCACTATCCAGGGCGTGGACTACTACAACGATTCCAAAGCGACCAATGTGGATGCGGCGGCCAAGGCCATTGAGGCCTTCCCGGGAGGCATTCATCTGATTTTGGGCGGAAAAGACAAGAACTCGGACTACCGCCAGCTTCGTCCGTTACTGGAGAAGCGCGTCAGGGCGGTTTATACCATCGGCGCAGCGGCAGAGAAGATCGAAACGCATCTTTATGGTGCGGTCCCGGTCGTGCGCGCCGGGACGATGGAGAATGCCGTGGCGAAGGCCGCCGAAGCGGCACAGCCGGGAGAGATTGTGCTGCTGGCCCCGGCCTGTTCCAGCTTTGACCAGTTCCAGAATTATGAGCATCGCGGCCAGGTCTTTAAAGACCTGGTGCTGGCGCGGCAGGGTGTATGGCAAAACGCGTAGGCGTGGACAAATGGCTTTACTGCACCACGCTGATTTTGGTGGTCATCGGGCTGGCCATGGTTTTCAGCGCTTCGGCGGTGATGGCCAAGGCACGCTTTGGATCGCCCTACTATTTCGTCGTGCGGCAGGCGGTCTGGGCCGCTGCCGGACTGGCGGCCATGACCCTGCTGATGCGCGTGGATTATCGCAAGTACAACCGGCCCAACGTGGTTTTTCCCGCTGTTGCGATCACGGTCATCTTCCTGATGGCCGCTTTTCTGATGCGCGACTCGCACAATACTCATCGCTGGATCCGCTTCGGTCTTTTGTCCTTCCAGCCTTCGGAGCTGGCCAAGCCCGCCCTGGTGCTCTTTCTGGCATGGTTTCTGCAGAACCGGATGCAGACCATTGATGACTGGCGCGGGACCGTGCTGCCGGCCGCGCTGCCCAGTCTTGTTTTTATTGTGCTGATTCTCAAGGAACCTGACCTTGGAACGGCGCTGGTCTGCGCAGGAGTGACCGCGCTGATGCTTTATCTTGCCGGAATGGAGATGAAATATCTGGGCTATGCCGCGCTGGCGTCGCTGCCGGTCCTCTATCTCATGCTCTTCCGGGTGAAATGGCGGCGGGACAGACTGCTGGCGTTTGTGAATCCAGAGGCAGACCCTCTGGGCAAAGGCTTCCACATTATTCAATCGCTGATTGCGGTGGGCACAGGAGGACTGCACGGGCTGGGTTACATGGAAGGGCGCCAGAAGCTGTTCTACCTGCCGGAGCCGCATACGGACTATATCTTTGCCAATGTTGCGGAAGAGCTGGGACTGATTGGGGCCGTCATTGTGGTGGGGCTATTCATTGTGCTTGGCTACCGCGGAATGCGCGCCGCCATCCTCTCAAAGGACCCGTTTGCGCGCTTTCTGGCCTTTGGACTGACGGCGACGATCCTGATCCAGGCCTTCTTTAACATCAGCGTGGTGCTGGCGCTGGTCCCGACTAAGGGCATCACGCTGCCGTTTATCTCCTACGGTGGGACGTCGCTGTTTATTATGCTGGCCTGCATCGGTGTGCTGCTGAACATTACGCGGGAGATTGAATAACTCGGGCCGCAGGGGGAACTGGCAGATGTCCTGTTCCTGACTGCATCGACACGGCACCATAGCAGGAGACCAAGGACCGGAAAGTAGGATGATGCGCGTTCTGATTGCCGGCGGCGGCACCGGGGGACACATTATGCCCGCTCTCGCCATTGCCGAAGCCCTGAAGCAGGAACATCAAGCGGAGCTCCTTTTTGTAGGGACGCCCCGGGGGCTGGAGTTACGGCTGGTCCCGCAGGCAGGCCACAGGCTGGAACTGATCCAGGTAGGCCAGTTCAACAACGTAAGCCTGGCCACACGTCTGCGGACTCTGGCGGACCTTCCGGCAAGCCTGCTGCACTGCCGCAGGCTGCTCAAGCAGTACCGGCCAGATGTGGTCATCAGTGTAGGCGGATATGCTTCGGGTCCAGCAACGATGGCGGCGATCCTGGCGGGGATTCCTACTTTAGCGGTAGAGCCGAATGCTTATCCGGGAATGGCGAACCGGCTGGTGGGCAAGCATGTTTCAGCCGCAGCCGTAAATTTTGCGCCGGCGATGAAGTACTTCCGCAACGCGCAGGTCACGGGCATTCCGGTGCGCGCAGAATTCTTCCGTTTGCAGACGCGTCGGGATGATGCGCCGCCCCATCTACTGGTTTTTGGCGGAAGCCAGGGGGCGCGGGCGCTGAACCGGACCATGCCTCAAATTGCAGCCCGGCTGCTGGATGCTGTTCCGGGGCTGACGATCCTGCATCAGGCCGGGGCCCGTCACGCTGAGGAGACCCAGGCCGCTTATGCCGCAGGTGGGGCCGATCCGGCGCGGTGGCAGGTCCATGCATTTCTGGACGACATGCCGCGGCGGTTTGAGGCCGCGGACCTGATCCTTTCCCGCAGCGGGGCCAGTACGGTTGCCGAAGAGATGGCGGCCGGCAAGCCTGCGCTGCTGGTGCCATTTCCGGGGGCGGCCGATGATCATCAGCGCAAAAATGCTGAGGTGATGGTCGCTGCCAATGCTGCTCGGCTGCTGGTCGAATCGGAGATGACCCCGGAGAGGCTGCTGGAAACCCTGACCGCCCTTTTGCCGGACCGTCAGGCCCTCCGCCGGATGGGGGAGAATGCGCGAAAGCTGGCGCATCCGGATGCGGCGGCAAGGATTGCGCGAATGGTAGCGGATCTGGCTGCCAGCACATGATGGGCACAAAGCCGAGGCCGGCAGGACATGAGGGGGTTCAGGCCATTTTCCCGGGGAGTTCCGCCGAGGGACGAATCAGGCAGGAATATTTTTTTTTCTGCGGCTGAGGACGAAATCATTGTCGCGCTTGCGGCGGACGGCAGTGGCACGGTCAATCTTGCGCCAGAAGGCCCAGAAATAATCAATGGCAGAGATGGTTGAGACCAGCACCATGAAATAGATGGCGGTAATCGCCACCGGGCGAACGGGCATCAGAAACCAGCCGAAGTGCCAATAGTCCCAGCGGTGCGCGAGGACAGTTGCCACGACGGAGACGATCTGGATGACGGTCTTGAGTTTCCCCAAGT from Pseudacidobacterium ailaaui includes these protein-coding regions:
- the murD gene encoding UDP-N-acetylmuramoyl-L-alanine--D-glutamate ligase, producing MEFKGKKVLVVGLGKSGLAAALFLRRRGAQVTVSDIRSAEELGKDIPALLEEGIPVEAGGHGLLTFRRQDLIVVSPGVPLNTPELVQVKTFGLPILGELELASRFLKGKALAITGSNGKTTTTALTGEILKAGGMKTQVGGNIGVPVIALVDESREDGWSVLEVSSFQLETTERFRPDIAVVLNVTPDHLDRHGSFENYVAAKERIFANQTAEDALVLNADDDVTSRMAARAVSRIFWFSAKRVVRQGAFVHEGAIVFRMSELAAPEFILKVEEIPLKGHHNVENVLAAVCAARLAGVAPEAIRSAVGSFRAVEHRLEYVATIQGVDYYNDSKATNVDAAAKAIEAFPGGIHLILGGKDKNSDYRQLRPLLEKRVRAVYTIGAAAEKIETHLYGAVPVVRAGTMENAVAKAAEAAQPGEIVLLAPACSSFDQFQNYEHRGQVFKDLVLARQGVWQNA
- the ftsW gene encoding putative lipid II flippase FtsW, producing MAKRVGVDKWLYCTTLILVVIGLAMVFSASAVMAKARFGSPYYFVVRQAVWAAAGLAAMTLLMRVDYRKYNRPNVVFPAVAITVIFLMAAFLMRDSHNTHRWIRFGLLSFQPSELAKPALVLFLAWFLQNRMQTIDDWRGTVLPAALPSLVFIVLILKEPDLGTALVCAGVTALMLYLAGMEMKYLGYAALASLPVLYLMLFRVKWRRDRLLAFVNPEADPLGKGFHIIQSLIAVGTGGLHGLGYMEGRQKLFYLPEPHTDYIFANVAEELGLIGAVIVVGLFIVLGYRGMRAAILSKDPFARFLAFGLTATILIQAFFNISVVLALVPTKGITLPFISYGGTSLFIMLACIGVLLNITREIE
- the murG gene encoding undecaprenyldiphospho-muramoylpentapeptide beta-N-acetylglucosaminyltransferase; the encoded protein is MMRVLIAGGGTGGHIMPALAIAEALKQEHQAELLFVGTPRGLELRLVPQAGHRLELIQVGQFNNVSLATRLRTLADLPASLLHCRRLLKQYRPDVVISVGGYASGPATMAAILAGIPTLAVEPNAYPGMANRLVGKHVSAAAVNFAPAMKYFRNAQVTGIPVRAEFFRLQTRRDDAPPHLLVFGGSQGARALNRTMPQIAARLLDAVPGLTILHQAGARHAEETQAAYAAGGADPARWQVHAFLDDMPRRFEAADLILSRSGASTVAEEMAAGKPALLVPFPGAADDHQRKNAEVMVAANAARLLVESEMTPERLLETLTALLPDRQALRRMGENARKLAHPDAAARIARMVADLAAST